The following DNA comes from Papaver somniferum cultivar HN1 unplaced genomic scaffold, ASM357369v1 unplaced-scaffold_99, whole genome shotgun sequence.
GTTGATGATTTTTTGCAAATTTTGGGTATTTgaattatgtttttgtagattggTGACAACCTAGGGTCAATGGCATTCAATATGAATAAGCTTAAGTTAAGAGGATTCTATCAGATTTGTGGTTCTAGGCACGTTAACAAACATGAAGGTGATTGCCCCAAATTATTATCTTTGGGATGTTCGTGGCCATCCAGATATTTTTATATGTTTCCGGTCGTTGGATGCAAATTGATGTCATATAAAAGTTGTTTTCTCTTTCCAccagtatttttttcttttttattttggatAGGGGATACAAAGCGAGGAATGGtttcttcttcgtcatcttcgTGGAGTTACCCTAAGAACGACAGTTCTTACTGAGGAAAGACACCAAGCAGGTATATAATCTTCTCTGTGATCTGTATAAGTAGCCTCTCATTCAGGTTTTTATATTAAATCTACTGGCCAAGCCCCAAAGTAGTTGATAATTTTTTGATGCTGATGTTCAGTTAAACTaagaaagattttttttcttttttttaaatttatattTGGATATGAAATAGTTATCTTTTCGACGTTGTTAATTAAAAAAATCAGTGGAAATCAATGAGAGACATCGAGATTGTTGTTTTCGGAATTATCTATGACTATTATCTTGCATGTAATATACTACCAACGTCCATTACATATACTCACCATAAAAAATTATCGATGGATGATGAAGAGTTTCTTATGTCTCTCAACTGTTATCTAATTCAATAATTATTACGCATACTTTAGCCAAACTTAaaggtgttggaagatttttCCTTGGTTAGATGTCGgcataataaatattttttataaaatcataACTTCTAGGAGTCTATCATCAACCAAGTCGTGTCTTTAGTTTAAAACTAATTGAAGTAGTAGTGTGAAAGAAAAAAGTGCAGATATGTATTGTATTCTATCCCTTTGGATGTCTTAGCTCAAAAGGTAGAGTGTATGGCTTTTATCCATGACGTTGTGGGTTCGACTTCCATCGACAGTGACTGAATCCATGTTGTATTGATATTACTCTTTGAGGTTATTGGTGTTTTTGAGACCTCGCTCAGGTTGCATGGTACACATTGGAAGAAGTTTACTATGAACAGTGCTATATATAATGAGACTTCATTTTAGGATGGAGAGTGCAGACGAAGACGACAAATTTTTTAAACCTTTTGAATcatttgcataaaaaaaaattgtttaaatATGAAATGGAAGAGAAAAGTATATGGAAAATTATGAACGAaaacaagagtatgagatagaaaaATTTAAATGATATAATAACCTGACAAAAGATTAGAATGTCGGTACATTTGTTTCTTCAGTTTTTAATGTTGCATTATTTTAATCAGGTTAAGTATGACAATAGATGCCATTCTGACATTGTCATCTCACTGTCACATAATAGTTAGATATTTGGTGTTTTATTTATAGAATGAAATATTCATTGAAAATGACGAAATCATCTGCAATTAACAATCAAGGAAATCAACAAGCGTATGATTGCAATTTTGGGAGATCAGGTCATCGAAAAGGTATGTGAACAACAAGCATACATCAGTCTTTTCCCAGGAGGTGAGTCCGAACATGAAATTTACGAGTACATGTCATCAGCCCATGAAACTACGGATAAGTTAAAATTAAAACCGAAACACAGGGTTACGCCAATTCAAACAACGTCCAAAATCATTTCCTTTCGAGAGTTATTTTTAATTCAGTGTAATTCTTTTGTTATTTTAGTTATTTATATTCTTGACAAGGTATGCTATAACTCAAGCTTACATTGTTTACAATATCATATGGTTCATCATGGTTTTGGCTGTGTGAAAAGGCATTCAAAAATGCATGACCATCTTCAATATCTTTTGTATTATTTATTACCTAATTATTTACCTTATTGTTTTTTAGTAATTTTAATTCTTATTCGGATCAGACGGTTTTTTTCTTCGTAATATAGATTGTTTTCTTTTAAATATTTGGACTTATTGCTTtcaaaatctttaaaaaaattcttcagaATAATTTAAAGCaaatacttgaatttttcatTTGTTATCATTTTGAGTAAATAAGTAGAATTTGGTTAGAAGATTCCATATATATTTAGATCGCGCAGGCATGTTCTAATTTGTTAGATAAAAACACCCAACGTCATCCACATAAGTCAGGTTGTAATTTGACTGTCATTAACTTTCACAAGTGATGTTTACATTAATCGATGGTGACCATTTATTTACACTAGAATCGACGAATAAAACGTGCATCAAGGAAAAAATTTAAGTAATCATCAATGGTGATAAATCAGATTATATTAATGAGGATATAGATATGGATAATAAAAATATGTTAATGATATTTTAAGAATTTTGACGCAACATACCAAGCTAATAACCCAAACTTGAATACCATAATCTGCATCACATATGACATTATATCAAAGGTTGATCCATGGCCATAGGCCCAATGATATACATTGTGTAAGGTTCACATAAAGGTAAGATCGGAGTTACTTTAAagatttttatatatgtatatgtgtAAGTAATGAGTTTTTTGGTTTGAATAAAACTCTCCAAAGATAGAATTAAACTCGGTAACTAGGAGACAAATGATAGATATAATTTGTGTTCAAATACTAAGTAACAACacttattttcgttgttttctaAAGACTCTGAAAAGGACACATGATACCTTTACAAtgcatcttcaaaaaaaaaattgttggtcATACCATCACAAAAGTTAAGGTTTGTTATccatcttttatttatttattatgtgTATATATAAGTTTTGATATGTATATGGATAAGATAAACTTTCTTAATTCATGTAGCATAATTTTGCGTATCATTTAtcacttattattttaatatgtctGATTTTCCACAACACAACATTGAGTTTCCTTATTGGCCCTATATTTGGTATTTGCATAAGTAGACATAGCGGAGAAACATGAACAATACCCACCACACATAGCCGAAAAATCATTTTTTTAGTATATAAACGATAACATAAAAACAGCCCCGCAAAAGACTGCTAAGTTATTTTTCACAATATGTTAGAATAGCTTAACATAGATAACCTAAAGGCCTTACAAAATAACCTAACACGGATAGAGTTTGCATTGGGAGGTTCGTGGTAAAAGAGTGATGAGGAAGCATTAATATAAAGGAACCTGGCGTGACGTTTGGTCTTGGTCATGGGATGATTCTTCCTTTGAAAGTATTAGAATGAAAAATATGCAAATTTTATTTTAGTGAAGGATTTCACCAATTAATGACAACGAAGTTAAAAATCAAGGCATGGCTTATATTACCTATTAATTAAGCTTCATTATTCATTTATGGAAGGGGCAGATCTACAACTTAACTTAGGCTAGCTCAAGCCACCCCCAAAATTCCAAATAAGCATTTTCCTCACTACCTAATTTGGTTAGAGTGATAATATATGCCTGAAAAATAAGCTTAAGCTAGGCCTAAAATATGGGCCGAAGCCTAGCTAGCTTCTCAAGCTAGCCCTTAACCAAATTTCCAACTCCgccactgatttttggggaactATTATGGAAAAATAAATGCGCTCTTAGATGGATGACCCATTTTTCAGCTGCGTGATCAAGATATCAAGATATAATTTCATTGTAATATCTCATTGCATTGTAATTTGACTGAGTTCACATAACATTGTGCAAAATCCATCCAAGGTTGAGATCACAACACAAAATTCATGGAACATCCGTAGGTTTTCCATGCCAGAATGTAAAGATTGACAATATTAATCTTGAGGTAATGGAAAAGGACGAGCTATCCCCAAATATGACTTTAGCAGGAAAATTTTGATTGCCTCTTGATCAATAAATATCGTTCTCGAcatatatatgaaaaaaaaaaaatacataagatATTGATCTTCAAATTCATATGTTGTAAATATATCTTACGAATCACGATGAATGTAAAAATGCACAATCTACAAATCTCGTTGTAATATTCAGGTTTGGACATCAATCAATGTAACAATACATAATCTACAGTTCTCATTGAAATATTCAGGTTTGGACATCGATGAATGTAAAAATATATACATAATCAACAGGTCTCATTGTAATATTCTGGTTTGGACATTGTATTACTCCAAAGAGGaaattcttaattttataatatctaACACCAAAAAGTATGTATCTGGATATCGTTCATGCTTGagtttatttatttcaaattttttGATATCTAATTATTGATGAGAAATAATTCAACTCAAATGTTTTAGTGTCATCCTACTTGCTAACCTTACATCATGCATTTTTTAAATGCAAAACATTTTGCCAAAGCTCGACTAAGTCATAAAAGTAATTTAAAACATTAGTAATATACCttttcattatatatatatatataacataggGACTGATATAGATGCGTCTTTCATTATTCTCTGCAACCCTAAAAActgttgaaaatttctttgaatctAACTGATTGATTAACCAAACAACTTTTTTCTTCTCTCATATTCTAAACAAGAATGGAGCTTTAAGTTGAGAGCGTTCATGAAATCTTGCCTGGAGTGCAGAAATTAAATATCCACTATTTGGATACATTAACTAAGATAGTCTAATTTTAATTTATTAGTATAGTGAAAGAAATAAAGTACGTTTAAGACTATAAAGAGAGGTTGAGCCAGGGCCGTAAGACTTCGGTGATAcctagttttaaatataaaatataggCCTTTCCAAAATTTCCTTTAAAATTGCCTTGCGTTCTAAAATCTTCACCGAGACCCACAGTTTATGTTCAAAATTGTATcaatggttttttctttttttaaaaaaaaaaaaagatatatgaTTATGTTCAATACACCAATCCAATGATGTTATGTCGGCATCGAGAGAATGAAATATTTGGCAGACTATATTATAAAATAATGGAATTTCATTTCCTGAcacattttcttcatcttgtgCTAGACGAAATGGTAATTTACCTACATTCGAATCTCACTTAgttaatcatgggagtgctagcaggatgcatgtccttgttaaatttccaGACAATTTTGGACATATGCAAACTTGTAGAGTAATAATACCGCAAACTCGATTGAGATTAAATTGAGTTTTCCCtaaatttttcatctcaaattcagatttcaaCTAGCTTGTAAAATTTCTTATTTCATCAAGATTATTTTTCATGTCCTTAGAATGGTATACCAAATGTTTCAATCCATAAGAGAGCATATTGCAAAAGTACTTTGTTGTTcaaagcctagttagcaattcgggatacaGAGAGGAGTTCGGGATATCATACGGATTCGGAACAGTTCGTTATTCGGGGAGTAGTTCACAACGGATACGTATGTGTTCTTCTTAGAAAGGATAAAAGGGACATAAAGTAAAAATGCACTTTATTGCCCTCATGGCtcataacaaacaaacaaataaaccAGCAAACTCACAGCTACATAAAAAGTCTCATTGCAGTGTGCCCTGAGGATTGACAGGTTTATCTAATTATCTTCAAACACTTTGTTACACCTCTCTCCAATACACCAAATGGAAATGGCTAAAATAGCACAAGTTTGTGTCAGGTCTTTGTTGTTAATCACCTAGACTACCATACAGAAAGGGCAATGAATAAGGATATTCTCATTAGTATCGATGCTCATCACACATCACATGTAGGGTTTGGCATGGTGCTCACAAAAATTTCCATGATATGTAGCGATAAGCGAGTCGTATCTTATGTTGGTTTATCAGAGCAGCAACATATGGCCATATGAAAAGGGTTAGAGGAACAAGTCCATGACTTGACAATGACATCATGCTCCACCAGTGACATTTGAAAAGGCATATTAAAAAGTCGTACTAAAACTTGCTTCATTCAGCTTTTTATAAGTTCTTTGCTTAAAGTCATACTGAACACTCTTTTTGCAGCAGAACACAGGTTTGTTTCTTTTCCTAAAGTTTAGCTCTAAGAACATAAAAGGCACAAAAAAGAAGCTGTTCATTTCAACTGAAGAACACAAAAAATAGTGACAGCTTTTCTAAGTTCAAATGCAACCAACTCCATTTCCAAGCTCTACTTTCACATTGCTCCCATGTTCCATttgttttgctgctgctgctgctgctccagttTAACGAAAAAATAAGATGTCGTCAATATTAAAGTGTAGTCAGAATGAACTAGCTAATTACAACATTGAAGGACTAGTTGATCGGGAGAAAGAGTGACGGATACGTACATAAGTGAAACTGAGACGCTTATTTTCCTCCTCTAACAGTCTTCCCTGCATAGAGAAAAGATAACAAATGTAAATCATCAACAGGAAACGGCAGCCGATGCATTTAAAAGATACGTACTACTTAATCATGTTTTATTTGTTTACTTAcatttttcttgagttttctatgGTGCTCCTTCTATTTGCAGTGCACCAAACAACAGAAAAATAACATTCTTTAGAGACATATATGATCATAATAATTAGCACCATTTAAGCTAGAAACTGAATGCAGTTAGCAAAATAAAGAAAGACGCGGGATATATAAATATGGGATTCATAATAGTTCAATGCAGAAGCAGTACTGGTACTAACACTACTTACAATTTTGGCACGAGGACAAGCATATCCATCTTCAAGGGCATTTTCTAAGGCATGAAGCTCCTGAGGAGATAGGGGCTTCAGATCCTCACCTTTCAGGTGCCTGCAGCCAATTGATTATACATCAATGTCACTCGGTGATGAATAATACAAACTTACAAGATTAATTAAGCTAGCTAGTTGGGCATACAAGAGTACAAGTGCAACATACCTTAGCTCGGTCTGCAAATTGCTGTTCTCTTTCCTGACTCTATCGATTTCAGCGCTGAGACGCTGTAGTTCATATCAACATATGCATACATATTAGTTCAATCAAGTTTCATTAATGAATAaattagattaaaaaaaaaatctatgagaGAGCTTCAGCTCATTGAAAAAAAATCTACTGCAATAATACAACTAGCACATAGAGTATGAGTTGAATTTTCAGAGAAAATATAGATGATACAATGTGCATACATGTCATGACATGATTAGTCAGGACAGGGCAGGAAGTATTTGGCACAAGGCACATAAAATAAAGATGATACAATAATGCATACGTGTCGCCATGTTATTAGTCCAGGGCAGGAAAGTTTTGGTCATAGTGATCTGGAGCCGAGTTTTATACTACCCAAGAAACCTTCTTCTATTAGGAAATAGTGTTGGAGAACAAGTAAAAAGAAGCTCCCGAGACTTATAAAAGGAGCAGTCAGCAGGCTATCAAAGCAAAATACAGAACACCGCCTTGAGCTTTTCTTCTTTCTTGCAACAATATGGAGGGGTCGTGGAGAAATCATGGATGCTCATCTTCATTAATGGTATTCTTAATCCTCTTATGCAGTTCTTTATGTGTATTTTCCATTGCGAAAGAGGAAGCAACAAAGTTAGGAACAGTGATTGGTATTGATCTTGGTACAACATATTCATGTGTTGGTGTTTACAAGGATGGACATGTTCAAATCATAGCAAACGACCAAGGTAACCGTATTACCCCATCATGGGTTGGGTTTACTCCTAAAGAACGTTTGATCGGTGAGGCTGCGAAGAATCAAGCTGCTTCTAATCCTGAAAATACAGTCTACGATATGAAACGACTTATCGGAAGATTGTTTGCTGATAAAAATTTACAGAAGGATATGAAGCTCTTCCCATATAAGATTGTGAATAAAGAAGGAAAGCCTTATGTTCGTGTCACGATCAATGATGGGGAGACTAAAGATTTCAGTCCTGAGGAACTTAGTGCTATGGTTTTAACTAAGATGAAGGAGACCGCTGAAGCATTCCTCGGAAAGAAAGTTAAGGATGCCGTTGTCACTGTACCTGCATACTTCAATGATGCTCAGAGACAGGCTACCAAGGATGCTGGCGTGATTGCTGGTTTGAATGTCGTGAGAATCATCAATGAGCCGACAGCAGCTGCTATCGCCTATGGCTTGGACAAAAAAGGAGAAGAGAAAAACATTCTTGTTTTTGACCTTGGTGGTGGTACATTTGATGTCAGTATCTTGAATATTGATAATGGAGTTTTTGAGGTTCTTTCCACAAACGGAGACACTCACCTGGGAGGTGAAGACTTTGATCACAGAGTTATGGATCACTTCATTAAATTGATCAAGAAGAAGCATGGAAAGGACATCAGCAAGGACAAAAAGGCTCTTGGGAAGCTGAGGAGGGAGTGTGAACGTGCTAAGAGAGCCTTGAGTAACCAACATCAAGTGCGAGTTGAGATTGAGTCTCTATTCGACGGCTTGGATTTCTCAGAACCACTGTCCCGTGCTCGTTTCGAAGAATTGAACGCTGATCTATTCAAGAAGACCATGGGACCTGTGAAGAAGGCTATGGCTGATGCTGGACTAGAGAAACACCAGATAGATGAGATTGTCCTTGTTGGTGGAAGTACTAGGATTCCCAAGGTTCAAGAGCTCCTTAAAGAATACTTCGATGGAAAAGAGCCAAGCAAAGGTATCAACCCAGATGAGGCTGTTGCTTATGGTGCTGCTGTACAAGGAGGTATCTTGAGTGGAGAGGGTGGTGCTGAAACCAAAGATGTCCTTCTATTGGATGTCGCCCCACTTACTCTCGGTATTGAAACTGTTGGTGGTGTGATGACCAAGGTGATCCCTAGGAACACAGGCATCCCAACCACGCGATCTCAAGTTTTTAGCACTTACCAGGATCAGCAGACCACTGTCTCTGTTCGTGTTTTCGAAGGTGAAAGAAGTCTCACAAAAGACTGCAGGGAGCTTGGAAAGTTTGATCTTACTGGAATTGCTCCAGCTCCAAGGGGAATCCCTCAGATTCAAGTCACATTCGAGGTTGATGCCAATGGTATTTTGAGTGTAAGGGCTGAAGACAAGGCAAGTGGAAAGGCAGAGAAGATCACTATCACAGCTAACAAGGATCGTTTGAGCCAAGAGGAGATTAACCGAATGGTTCAAGAGGCAGAGGATTTCGCCGAGGAAGATAAGAAGGTCAAGGAAAAGATTGAGGCAAGGAACAAATTGGAGAGTTATGTGTACAACATGAAGACCCAGGTCAATGATAAGGACAAGCTTGCAGACAAGCTGGAATCAGATGAGAAAGAGAAGATTGAGGAAGCAGTAAAGGAGGCTCTTGAGTGGCTTGATGAGAACCACGAAGCCGACAAGGAAGACTACGACGAGAAATTCAAGGAAGTAGAAGCTGTTTGCAATCcaatcatcactgccatgtatcaGAGATCTGGTGGAGCTCCTGGTGCTGGATCaccagaagatgatgatgattcacACGATGAGCTTTAGGAAATTTCTGTTTCTCTTTTAAGTTGTCTAGTACTAAAGGAAATTCTATGAGCCTTTTTTTTTATGGTTCTGCAATTTTATTTGCTCTTGTTCATTATTAACATTATAATTAAACACTTTTGTCCAAAAAACTAATCTTACTAGCAAGCAAGAGATACTATCACCACTCCAGGCACCCAAAAGCATTCATTCACCCTGGTTTTAGGCATTCAAATGCTAGCTATCTTGCACTCTATCTATGGAAGTGTTGATACAGATTGCAGAGTAGCAAGAATATTCTTTATATAAAACCATGAATTGGCAATCTAAGGCATTTTCCTTAATATAACAATTATTGTTACACAGACAATACAATGAAAAACAAGTATAAAGAAGAGAAACAATAAGGATGAAACTGACCTCATGCTTAACATCCCATAATGTTTTCCCTGATTCTTTCTGATATCTAGCTAATTGCTCAATCAACCTTTCATATGTCCAAAACCAACCAAAAATAAGAATCTAATGAGTACAGGACGGATTCTAATTAAGAATATATAGCAGAGAATGCAGACAATGAATTCAAGAACCCATATATGTATGAAGGAAATACTTACGGAGAACTAGAGTATTCAGTCATATTTCCAGCTTCAGAGAACATAACAACAGAAACATCAGCATCACAGAGAATGGAAATCTCTCTAGCTTTCTTCAACAACCCATTTTTCCTCTTTGCGAAAGTCACCTGTCTGTTTGTTGAGTTCTCAATCCTCTTGAGCTCAGTCTTACCTCTACCcatatctcttctttcttctctcgATGAGCAGGTACTAAGATATGTATGTATGAGAGAACCAGATGAAAGTAGTAGTACTAGCTGAAGTACTAAGATGAGGAAGGAACAAGGAAGATatataataaaacaatttaagttGCTAGCTAGCTAGACTGCTAGAGTACACAGTAGTCAGTAGATAAGAAGACCAGAAAGGTTTGAAAATGATGCAAATAGTATGTATGTTTAAAATGGGATTTTGTGTTGGCAAAGTAAAGCAaaaaccaacctattttggtGAAAGAGATGTGAACCGTGAACAGAACAACTTGCAGGAAAAGGTGCATTACACAAAAGATTAACGACCGTGTATATACGAATGACTAGGAGAGGAAATCGAAAAAATCTAAGTAACATGCATTAAATAATCTACTCACTTTTTTAGTCATGCATTCAGCTTTAGTTTGATGGTCTGATATTAGTTCCAATTTGTTTGTCATTCTCTTTCAAAATCCGAAAGACAAAGACCTGATGCGAAATTTGAAAGGCTTCAGCGTATGACACGTTCGCTACAGGTCAATATAATTGGTCCCAGCCTACAAGGCGTGAAGAAGAGAAGTTAATGCTGCACGAGAGATTTGGTGTGGATGTGAATCTCGTGCCTGGGCTTAATAAGATCATATCCAGGTCTCTCAGAGTCATGGTTTTTGGCAAGTTTGACAATGTCATACACTAGCTACATGATGTCATATTCACCTTAATCCTCATTCGGGACAACCCAAAATCAGTTGGAGTGAGAACAAACCGAGTGCCGTATACCATTTGAACCGgaaaaattacaaaaagaatCAGTGTGGTGGTCTTGGAACTTGGAAGTAGTTTCCTGGTAGATGCTCCCTTTTCATAGCAAAACA
Coding sequences within:
- the LOC113346500 gene encoding MADS-box transcription factor 4-like isoform X1, giving the protein MGRGKTELKRIENSTNRQVTFAKRKNGLLKKAREISILCDADVSVVMFSEAGNMTEYSSSPLIEQLARYQKESGKTLWDVKHERLSAEIDRVRKENSNLQTELRHLKGEDLKPLSPQELHALENALEDGYACPRAKIKEHHRKLKKNGRLLEEENKRLSFTYQQQQQNKWNMGAM
- the LOC113346500 gene encoding MADS-box transcription factor 4-like isoform X2 codes for the protein MGRGKTELKRIENSTNRQVTFAKRKNGLLKKAREISILCDADVSVVMFSEAGNMTEYSSSPLIEQLARYQKESGKTLWDVKHERLSAEIDRVRKENSNLQTELRHLKGEDLKPLSPQELHALENALEDGYACPRAKIKEHHRKLKKNGRLLEEENKRLSFTYQQQQNKWNMGAM
- the LOC113346498 gene encoding luminal-binding protein 5-like; protein product: MEGSWRNHGCSSSLMVFLILLCSSLCVFSIAKEEATKLGTVIGIDLGTTYSCVGVYKDGHVQIIANDQGNRITPSWVGFTPKERLIGEAAKNQAASNPENTVYDMKRLIGRLFADKNLQKDMKLFPYKIVNKEGKPYVRVTINDGETKDFSPEELSAMVLTKMKETAEAFLGKKVKDAVVTVPAYFNDAQRQATKDAGVIAGLNVVRIINEPTAAAIAYGLDKKGEEKNILVFDLGGGTFDVSILNIDNGVFEVLSTNGDTHLGGEDFDHRVMDHFIKLIKKKHGKDISKDKKALGKLRRECERAKRALSNQHQVRVEIESLFDGLDFSEPLSRARFEELNADLFKKTMGPVKKAMADAGLEKHQIDEIVLVGGSTRIPKVQELLKEYFDGKEPSKGINPDEAVAYGAAVQGGILSGEGGAETKDVLLLDVAPLTLGIETVGGVMTKVIPRNTGIPTTRSQVFSTYQDQQTTVSVRVFEGERSLTKDCRELGKFDLTGIAPAPRGIPQIQVTFEVDANGILSVRAEDKASGKAEKITITANKDRLSQEEINRMVQEAEDFAEEDKKVKEKIEARNKLESYVYNMKTQVNDKDKLADKLESDEKEKIEEAVKEALEWLDENHEADKEDYDEKFKEVEAVCNPIITAMYQRSGGAPGAGSPEDDDDSHDEL